A stretch of Candidatus Sphingomonas phytovorans DNA encodes these proteins:
- a CDS encoding SDR family NAD(P)-dependent oxidoreductase, which produces MGTTLLVTGAAGALGRAVVARLVRDGHAVTAIDVAEAPPESGEERYIGGIDLTDGDAVQRALSGLALQGLVNIAGGFTWEALGDGDPRNWDRMFRINLLTAVTCCHAALPSLRACRGAIVNVGAAASLRAGAGMGAYAASKSGIARLTESLAEEEKDSGVRVNAVLPSIIDTPANRTDMPDADHDRWVAPDALAGVIAFLLSADARAVTGALLPVTGRV; this is translated from the coding sequence ATGGGGACGACGTTACTCGTAACGGGCGCGGCAGGGGCGCTCGGGCGCGCGGTGGTGGCCCGGTTGGTACGCGATGGTCACGCCGTGACGGCGATCGATGTGGCCGAGGCGCCGCCGGAGAGCGGTGAGGAGCGCTATATCGGCGGTATCGACCTTACCGATGGCGACGCCGTCCAGCGCGCCTTGTCCGGTCTCGCCTTGCAGGGCCTGGTCAATATCGCCGGCGGATTCACCTGGGAGGCGCTCGGCGATGGTGACCCCCGAAACTGGGACCGCATGTTCCGGATAAACCTGCTGACGGCGGTCACCTGCTGTCATGCCGCCCTGCCGTCGCTGCGCGCCTGTCGCGGTGCGATCGTGAACGTCGGTGCTGCGGCCAGCTTAAGGGCTGGAGCGGGCATGGGGGCCTATGCGGCGAGCAAATCGGGCATTGCCCGACTCACCGAGAGCCTTGCCGAGGAGGAAAAGGACAGCGGCGTGCGCGTCAACGCTGTCCTTCCGTCGATCATCGACACCCCGGCCAACCGTACCGACATGCCCGACGCGGACCATGACCGCTGGGTTGCGCCCGACGCGCTGGCGGGCGTGATTGCCTTCCTGTTGTCGGCGGACGCGCGTGCCGTCACCGGCGCACTCCTTCCCGTCACGGGACGCGTATGA
- a CDS encoding acyl-CoA dehydrogenase family protein, producing MDFTDTPDEAQYRSRARAWLAASAPRFELGGFGPDSEEAFERGAGWQAHKAAAGYACITWSKEWGGPGGTPLEHVIFSQEEAAYDLPRNPFIVGLGMCVPTVIAYGDHAARQRFVGPALRGEELWCQLFSEPAAGSDLAGVRTRAVRDGDQWVVNGQKVWTSMAHRADFGLLLTRTDPEVPKHKGLTMFWIDMRAAGVEARPIVQLSGRTEFNEVFLTDVVVPDSQRLGDVGGGWKVALTTLMNERLAVGMVRGPELAELIAFARSIPSDYGTVADDPDFRRRLADWHVEAEGIKFTRFRTMTALSRGQAPGPEASIGKIVSTNRVQDLARYMLEMQNQFGIVSGQDGWSDGIAQHELLSAPGSRIAGGPDEILKNIIAERVLGMPGDIRVDKDVPFSAIPTGR from the coding sequence ATGGATTTCACCGACACGCCCGACGAAGCCCAATATCGCAGCCGCGCGCGCGCCTGGCTTGCAGCAAGCGCGCCGCGGTTCGAACTCGGCGGCTTTGGTCCCGACAGCGAAGAAGCGTTCGAGCGCGGAGCGGGCTGGCAAGCGCACAAGGCGGCTGCCGGCTATGCGTGCATCACCTGGAGCAAGGAATGGGGAGGGCCGGGCGGGACCCCGCTCGAGCATGTCATCTTCTCCCAGGAAGAGGCGGCCTATGATCTGCCGCGCAATCCGTTCATCGTCGGGCTCGGCATGTGTGTGCCGACGGTGATCGCTTATGGCGACCACGCGGCACGGCAGCGCTTTGTCGGCCCGGCTTTGCGGGGCGAGGAATTATGGTGCCAGCTCTTCTCCGAGCCCGCCGCCGGGTCTGATCTTGCCGGCGTTCGCACGCGCGCGGTCCGCGATGGTGACCAATGGGTGGTCAACGGCCAGAAAGTCTGGACCAGCATGGCGCATCGCGCCGATTTCGGTCTCCTGCTGACGCGGACCGATCCCGAAGTGCCCAAGCACAAGGGACTGACCATGTTCTGGATCGATATGCGCGCGGCCGGAGTCGAGGCACGGCCGATCGTCCAGCTGTCCGGTCGAACCGAGTTCAACGAGGTGTTCCTGACCGATGTCGTCGTGCCGGACAGCCAGCGCCTCGGGGACGTCGGTGGCGGTTGGAAAGTCGCGCTGACCACGCTCATGAACGAGCGGCTGGCGGTGGGCATGGTGCGCGGACCCGAGCTTGCCGAGCTGATCGCCTTCGCGCGGTCCATCCCGTCTGACTATGGAACGGTCGCCGACGACCCCGATTTCCGCCGACGGCTGGCGGATTGGCATGTCGAGGCCGAAGGGATCAAATTCACCCGCTTCAGGACCATGACCGCCCTGTCCCGTGGCCAGGCGCCCGGGCCGGAGGCTTCGATCGGCAAGATCGTGTCGACCAACCGGGTCCAGGACCTCGCTCGCTATATGCTCGAGATGCAGAACCAGTTCGGGATCGTCAGCGGGCAGGATGGTTGGAGTGACGGCATCGCCCAGCACGAACTGCTCTCGGCACCCGGCTCGCGCATCGCGGGCGGGCCGGACGAGATATTGAAGAATATCATCGCGGAGCGCGTGCTCGGCATGCCCGGCGATATTCGGGTCGACAAGGATGTGCCCTTCAGCGCGATCCCGACCGGCCGCTGA
- a CDS encoding acyl-CoA/acyl-ACP dehydrogenase: protein MNFDYTADQVYLKGEVRRFLEDRCSLPIVRQTLDPANTASFSLWQEVVAQGWLGAAIPEAHGGLGLGHVDLCAIFEELGRALAPVPFASTILFAEALLLAGSDEQKERYLAKVAAGGIVATVAIAEGPGPAVPSRLSAAFIGGRLSGTKTPVADAVAAQVAIVLADGVDGPVLVLLELDDATVARAPLTVIDPTRPAAALTFDQAPGEILGLPGTGNELARQVLDRAAAFAAFEQIGGADHVLERTCAYALERRAFGRPLGANQAIKHKLADIYIKNQVARSNAYYAAWALGDRSGALAGAAAAARIAGCEAYWQAAKESIQVFGGIGVTWEEDAHLFYRRAAHLSVVAGAPRYWRDRLATTLIDQH from the coding sequence ATGAATTTCGACTATACCGCTGATCAGGTCTATCTGAAGGGCGAGGTGCGGCGTTTCCTCGAGGATCGCTGTTCCTTGCCGATCGTCCGGCAGACGCTCGATCCCGCGAACACGGCTTCCTTTTCCCTGTGGCAGGAGGTGGTCGCACAGGGCTGGCTTGGGGCAGCGATCCCCGAAGCGCATGGCGGGCTTGGCCTCGGGCATGTCGACCTCTGTGCGATATTCGAGGAACTGGGGCGCGCTTTGGCGCCGGTACCCTTTGCCTCGACCATCCTTTTCGCCGAGGCGCTGTTGCTGGCCGGCAGTGATGAACAGAAGGAGCGCTACCTGGCCAAGGTGGCTGCCGGCGGGATCGTCGCGACGGTCGCCATAGCGGAAGGTCCCGGACCTGCCGTGCCATCCAGGCTTTCTGCGGCTTTCATCGGCGGCCGCCTGTCGGGCACGAAGACGCCGGTGGCGGATGCCGTCGCGGCACAGGTGGCGATCGTTCTGGCGGACGGTGTCGACGGGCCTGTGCTGGTCTTGCTCGAGCTCGATGACGCCACCGTCGCGCGCGCGCCATTGACCGTCATCGATCCTACCCGGCCGGCGGCCGCGCTGACCTTCGATCAGGCGCCGGGTGAAATATTGGGCCTGCCCGGCACCGGGAACGAGCTTGCCCGGCAGGTCCTCGATCGTGCGGCTGCTTTCGCGGCGTTCGAACAGATTGGCGGGGCCGACCATGTGCTTGAGCGCACCTGCGCCTACGCCCTCGAACGTCGCGCCTTCGGTCGGCCGCTCGGTGCCAATCAGGCGATCAAGCACAAGCTTGCCGACATCTACATCAAGAACCAGGTTGCGCGGTCCAACGCTTATTATGCCGCCTGGGCGCTGGGCGACAGGTCCGGCGCGCTGGCTGGCGCTGCCGCGGCGGCGCGGATCGCCGGATGTGAGGCCTATTGGCAGGCCGCCAAGGAATCGATCCAGGTCTTTGGCGGGATCGGCGTTACCTGGGAAGAGGACGCCCATCTCTTTTACCGGCGCGCCGCGCATTTGAGCGTCGTGGCGGGAGCGCCGCGCTATTGGCGGGATCGCCTCGCGACCACGCTGATCGACCAGCATTGA
- a CDS encoding SDR family oxidoreductase has product MNRLANKVALVTGASRGIGRAIAERLAADGAIVAVNFTTNAEKAAEVVDGIQRKRGTAFVAGADIAQRDQVEAMFVHIDSELARLGLPPALDILVNNAGVTGAIPLTGAKLDEIDRIMKVNLYGTLQVTQRATERLREGGRIITISSGAVAHPSPRNGLYAMSKAALHAMTLALACELGPRSITANAIIPGWTATDITASALHDTATRDRVIASTALGRIGQPGDIAAATAFLASEDAQWVTGQFIEATGGYKLLPPV; this is encoded by the coding sequence ATGAATCGTCTTGCTAACAAGGTAGCGCTCGTCACCGGCGCGTCACGGGGAATAGGTCGTGCGATCGCCGAACGCCTCGCCGCCGATGGCGCAATTGTCGCCGTGAACTTCACCACAAATGCGGAAAAGGCGGCCGAGGTCGTTGACGGGATCCAGCGCAAGAGAGGCACCGCCTTCGTCGCCGGGGCGGATATCGCGCAGCGCGATCAGGTAGAGGCGATGTTCGTCCATATCGACAGCGAACTCGCGCGTCTGGGATTGCCCCCTGCTCTCGACATCCTCGTCAACAATGCCGGTGTCACCGGCGCGATCCCGCTGACCGGCGCCAAGCTGGACGAGATCGACCGGATCATGAAGGTCAATCTCTACGGCACCCTGCAGGTCACCCAACGGGCCACGGAGCGCCTTCGCGAAGGCGGTCGGATCATCACCATTTCCTCAGGCGCTGTCGCCCATCCTTCGCCGCGCAACGGTCTCTATGCCATGAGCAAGGCAGCGCTCCATGCCATGACCCTGGCGCTCGCCTGCGAGCTCGGCCCTCGCTCGATCACGGCCAATGCGATCATCCCGGGTTGGACCGCAACTGACATCACCGCATCGGCGCTGCACGATACGGCGACCAGGGATCGTGTCATTGCCAGCACCGCGCTCGGCCGGATCGGTCAGCCTGGCGATATCGCGGCGGCGACCGCGTTTCTGGCGTCCGAGGACGCTCAATGGGTCACCGGACAGTTCATCGAGGCAACCGGGGGGTACAAGCTGCTGCCGCCTGTCTGA
- a CDS encoding LysR family transcriptional regulator, translating to MNLRWVVLFAAVGRDRSFTAAAARLNVAQPWISAQIRKLESEIGVQLFHRIKNRIVLTPEGEQLFPIACQVADSADHFRNASRQLDASSGTVVHLGADMPALAVPAFAELNDAFAASHARFSVDVENGSTESLVERLRGGVFDLVCVTGAVDAPGLETIRIQASQPYLLAPRTGPLGKKDGQIASAELGGQRIVIAPAHALPQVHPLLKSALEGSGAEVVEAPETDGRAVAHFAATQGMAAVMIEDVVPPDELLARPLGDAFPGIEHYLVRIRSAVPRGGVERYWGLAKRLHARQGAAREPLL from the coding sequence ATGAATCTTCGCTGGGTGGTGCTGTTTGCTGCGGTGGGACGCGATCGCTCTTTCACGGCGGCGGCAGCGCGCCTTAACGTCGCGCAACCCTGGATTTCAGCACAAATCCGCAAGCTTGAATCCGAGATCGGCGTTCAGCTCTTTCACCGGATCAAGAATCGGATCGTCTTGACCCCGGAGGGCGAGCAACTCTTTCCGATCGCCTGTCAGGTCGCCGACTCCGCCGATCATTTTCGTAACGCTTCCCGGCAACTCGATGCGAGTTCAGGAACCGTGGTGCATCTGGGCGCCGATATGCCTGCCCTTGCGGTTCCGGCGTTCGCCGAGCTGAACGATGCGTTTGCCGCCAGCCATGCCCGTTTCTCGGTGGATGTCGAAAATGGTTCGACCGAATCGCTCGTTGAACGACTGCGAGGAGGGGTGTTCGACCTTGTCTGCGTCACGGGTGCCGTTGACGCGCCAGGGCTCGAGACGATCAGGATCCAGGCCTCGCAACCCTATCTGCTGGCGCCCCGTACAGGCCCTCTCGGTAAGAAAGACGGCCAGATCGCATCCGCGGAGCTTGGCGGTCAACGGATCGTGATCGCGCCGGCCCATGCGCTTCCCCAGGTCCACCCGCTCCTCAAGTCGGCGCTCGAGGGGAGCGGCGCCGAGGTTGTTGAGGCGCCCGAGACGGATGGCCGCGCCGTCGCGCATTTCGCCGCGACCCAGGGCATGGCTGCCGTCATGATCGAGGATGTCGTGCCGCCGGACGAGCTGCTCGCGCGACCGCTTGGCGACGCCTTCCCGGGCATCGAGCATTATCTGGTCCGGATTCGCTCGGCCGTCCCGCGTGGTGGTGTCGAACGCTATTGGGGGTTGGCGAAACGACTCCATGCCAGGCAAGGCGCCGCTCGCGAACCGCTCCTATAG
- a CDS encoding SDR family oxidoreductase, with the protein MTAPAIVITGTASGFGHLSVQRFAAAGWNVVATVRKEQDLGVHHGADNIRTLLLDVNDEEADLAFGDLALRQFGRVDALINNAGYFQSGPLEASTMDQIHRQFQTNLFGLIALNKAFIPIFRKQRSGIIVNVSSISADGGYPYTSVYQASKAAVASLTEGLHAELLEFGVIVKALHPGSMQTQIFSKLDRAEDVPDDYTASWDRFKALNLVRSDPAITADVMFRMVTDGDTRKVHYYSGPDGEAIPRVKQLLGQDWYFEELSARNRAEPTALWQALMPQASEAGKG; encoded by the coding sequence ATGACTGCTCCTGCCATCGTCATCACCGGTACCGCGAGCGGTTTCGGGCATCTCAGCGTCCAGCGCTTCGCCGCGGCTGGATGGAACGTCGTCGCCACCGTCCGCAAGGAACAGGATCTCGGCGTCCATCACGGGGCCGACAATATCCGGACGCTGCTATTGGATGTGAACGACGAGGAGGCTGATCTCGCCTTCGGGGATCTTGCGCTACGCCAGTTCGGCCGTGTTGACGCGCTGATCAACAATGCCGGCTACTTCCAGTCGGGCCCGCTCGAAGCGAGCACTATGGACCAGATACACCGTCAGTTTCAGACGAACCTGTTCGGGCTCATAGCGCTGAACAAGGCGTTCATTCCTATCTTTCGCAAGCAGCGCTCGGGCATCATCGTCAATGTCAGCTCGATCAGCGCGGATGGCGGATATCCCTATACCTCGGTGTACCAGGCTTCCAAGGCGGCCGTCGCCTCGCTTACCGAAGGCTTGCACGCAGAACTCCTTGAGTTCGGCGTGATCGTGAAGGCGTTGCACCCGGGAAGCATGCAGACTCAAATCTTCAGCAAGCTCGATCGCGCCGAGGATGTGCCGGACGACTACACTGCGTCGTGGGACAGGTTCAAGGCACTGAACCTGGTCCGTTCCGATCCCGCCATTACCGCTGACGTGATGTTCCGCATGGTGACCGACGGCGATACCCGGAAGGTCCATTATTATAGTGGTCCCGATGGCGAGGCGATCCCGCGCGTCAAGCAGCTGCTTGGGCAGGATTGGTATTTCGAGGAGCTCAGCGCGCGGAATCGAGCCGAGCCCACCGCTTTGTGGCAGGCGCTGATGCCGCAGGCGAGCGAGGCGGGAAAAGGCTGA
- a CDS encoding aldehyde dehydrogenase — MSSGRIDVRSPYDGAFAGSTPLAGEADIDAAVAAARSALDRGEWADSPPSERIAVLRKFAELHAARAEEFAQLVTAENGIPIWATRAVQAYIVPQNQAYLSAAEEFGWETRGPARFGSEGADTVWRREPVGVVAAIIPWNAPHQSALTKLFPALLAGCSVILKLAPETALDGQLLADLFVEAGLPTGVLSIIVAEREQSEYLVTHPGVDKIAFTGSTAAGRRIAALAGERLKRFSLELGGKSAAVVLEGANLDAVIANLKFGSFFNNGQACVGLTRVVVPRGVQDRVAEGLAALVSGMPIGNPVLPDTFIGPLVAERQRQRVESFIQAGIDEGARLVIGGTGRPDGIDFGAFVKPTVFANVDPKARIAQEEIFGPVVSIIPYDGLEEAIRISNDSDYGLNGAVWAADREQGLEVARRLKTGGVSVNGRGRDFSAPFGGYKQSGIGREYGSSGLNSYVELKAVML, encoded by the coding sequence TTGTCCAGCGGGCGCATCGATGTCCGGTCGCCCTATGATGGAGCATTTGCCGGCTCGACTCCGCTCGCGGGCGAAGCGGATATCGACGCCGCGGTTGCCGCGGCTCGTTCGGCCCTCGATCGCGGTGAATGGGCCGACTCCCCGCCGTCTGAGCGTATCGCCGTTCTGCGCAAGTTCGCGGAACTGCATGCGGCACGGGCCGAGGAGTTCGCCCAGTTGGTCACCGCCGAGAATGGCATTCCCATTTGGGCAACGCGCGCCGTCCAGGCCTATATCGTCCCCCAGAATCAGGCCTATCTGTCGGCGGCGGAGGAGTTTGGATGGGAAACGCGCGGCCCCGCGCGCTTCGGATCAGAGGGCGCCGATACGGTTTGGCGTCGTGAACCGGTCGGCGTCGTCGCTGCCATCATCCCGTGGAATGCCCCGCACCAGTCGGCGCTTACCAAGCTCTTCCCGGCGCTTCTTGCCGGCTGTTCCGTCATCCTCAAGCTGGCCCCGGAAACGGCGCTCGACGGCCAGTTGCTCGCCGACCTCTTCGTCGAGGCGGGACTGCCCACGGGGGTGCTCAGCATCATCGTCGCCGAGCGGGAGCAGAGTGAATATCTGGTCACGCATCCTGGCGTGGACAAGATCGCTTTCACTGGCTCGACCGCCGCGGGTCGCCGAATCGCGGCGCTGGCCGGCGAGCGCCTCAAGCGGTTCAGCCTCGAACTGGGTGGGAAATCGGCCGCCGTGGTGTTGGAGGGCGCCAATCTCGATGCCGTTATCGCCAATCTGAAATTCGGGTCCTTCTTCAACAACGGCCAGGCCTGTGTCGGCCTGACCAGGGTCGTTGTCCCGCGCGGCGTCCAAGACAGGGTCGCGGAAGGCCTGGCCGCGCTCGTCAGCGGGATGCCCATCGGCAACCCGGTCCTTCCGGACACGTTCATTGGCCCGCTCGTCGCCGAGCGCCAGCGGCAGCGGGTCGAGTCCTTCATCCAGGCGGGGATCGACGAGGGCGCCCGGCTGGTCATCGGCGGGACGGGCCGCCCGGATGGGATCGATTTCGGGGCCTTCGTCAAACCGACGGTGTTCGCGAATGTCGATCCGAAGGCCCGTATCGCCCAGGAGGAAATCTTCGGGCCGGTTGTCTCGATCATCCCTTATGACGGTCTCGAGGAAGCGATCCGGATCTCCAACGACAGTGACTATGGCCTCAACGGCGCGGTCTGGGCAGCCGACCGCGAGCAGGGACTGGAAGTCGCCCGCCGGCTCAAGACGGGTGGGGTGTCGGTCAATGGTCGCGGGCGCGATTTCAGCGCGCCGTTCGGCGGCTACAAGCAAAGCGGTATCGGACGCGAATATGGTTCGTCGGGCCTGAACTCCTATGTCGAACTCAAAGCCGTGATGCTTTGA
- a CDS encoding TetR family transcriptional regulator, which translates to MGKSDITKQRLLEAATVEFATHGIAGARVDRIATTAGCNKQAIYAYFGSKDGLFDAVYEQMVIDTVESVPIDPLDLPGYAASLFDHYRDHPEVQKLSAWHQFERLQFGPDTRIAASATKQKIDRIKEAQSVGAITDLLPAEYLLGLILRMATIGVYGSLESKASSTTSRKMRQALIDGVRRLVTP; encoded by the coding sequence ATGGGTAAGTCGGACATTACAAAGCAGCGCCTGCTGGAAGCGGCGACAGTCGAATTTGCGACGCACGGCATCGCCGGCGCGCGAGTCGACAGGATCGCCACGACGGCCGGATGCAACAAGCAGGCGATCTATGCCTATTTCGGGAGCAAGGACGGCCTGTTCGACGCCGTCTATGAGCAAATGGTGATCGACACGGTCGAAAGCGTGCCGATCGATCCGCTTGATCTTCCGGGATACGCAGCGAGCCTGTTCGATCATTATCGCGATCATCCCGAGGTTCAGAAACTAAGCGCATGGCACCAGTTCGAACGACTTCAGTTTGGCCCGGATACGAGGATCGCAGCCTCCGCTACCAAGCAGAAAATCGACAGGATTAAGGAGGCGCAATCCGTCGGCGCCATCACCGACCTCCTGCCTGCGGAATATCTGCTCGGGCTGATCCTGCGGATGGCGACAATCGGCGTCTACGGCTCGCTCGAGAGCAAGGCCTCGTCCACGACCAGCCGGAAAATGCGGCAGGCGCTGATCGACGGCGTCCGCAGGCTGGTCACGCCGTAG